TCTCTTTTGCATATTTTATAGACcattctccacatccctgtttgtACCTGTCGTATCTTTCATCATTGGGGATTgacatgtagtcatttttaactcctctctttttCTTCATGTTTCACACTTTTGACATGGGTTCGTATGACCCTCGTTAGTTTTGCACCATAAAACAAAGTTGGGGGAGAAATATGGAAGTCCTTACTTTTTTACTTACCCTTcgagatatcacagtttgtcaggGAAAATGCTAAAACTTCTCTGGAAATACCAAGCAATTCAACTTGTGGCAACTTTGAAATAGATTCAGGCAGACTGCAGTTTAAACGCGGTAGATGTTTGTAAAAAGGCAAAGTATGGAGTATAAATTCCCATGGTTGGCAACAAGACAAAATTTGCCGCATGCTCACTACTCCCCTCCCAACACTCAGTGTCAACTACGCTTGTGTCAATGTTCCATTCCAAGCTTTCTGTTGTGCTATGCTCGAGCAACAGTGAAACACGGATAGCTATGTCTTTTAATATGTTGATGTGTGAAAACAGCAACTAATACGtaaataaaacataacaacatgatTCAGTCCAATTCTTGAACTTCCACTCATCCCATGGTCTAGTGCTGTCTGCTGGTACCATCTCCACAACATGTCTTTCCATTATAATTCTTATAACAGTTGCAGTCAGTTTAATGTGATTTGTTTCATTAGTTAGAcatttaattctggattaattttctttctcgtTCCATGTGGATGTCACCATTTTGTTGTAAAGCTGGTTAAAAGCTGGTAATGGTAGCAGGCGCTATGTGGTGTGgattgggtggttttttaggttagagggtctctggaaaacacaagaagggcttcagccacaaagggtgcaggccgaacacaggaagaacgtagatacagcaaCCATTGCTATAACAGTTGTAaagtgtcgtagctgtgttgggaaagtaccagagctccaagtgctaatagaaagcactgatgctcaaattgatacagccactgaaagctggctacagcTGGATACaagatcagccgaaatttttgtgaagaacctaacagtgttccgaagggataggctaaacacggttggcagtggcgtgttttgctgttagtagtagtttatcttgttgcaaaattgAAGGAGATAgtatgtgagttagtatgggcagaggtcattgttggcaaccggaataaaataataattgaatcatTTTACCAACCTCTCAATTcagatggtacagttgctgaaaggctcaaagaaaactttagtttgatttcaaacatgtacccgactcatacaataagagttggtggtgactttaatttaccctcgatatgttggcgaaaattcatgtttaattccagaggcaTGCATAAAAGATCATCCGAAATTgagctaaatgcattctctgaaaattatttcgagcagttagttcatgagtccacgcgaatagtaaacggttgtgaaaacacacttgacatcttagccacaaataatcctgagttaataacaagcgtTAAaaatgatacagggattagtgaacacaggattgttgtagcaagattgaatattgtaacccccaaatcctcctaaaataaacaaaaaatatacatattcaaaacagcagataaaaattactGTGACATGTTCATGAGAGACTATGTCCACTgattcaaaattaataatataagtgtagactaaatgttcttgaattcaaagaaatagtatcggcagcaattgagagatttataccaaataaattaataaatgacggagctgatcctccttggtacacaaaacgggttaggacagtgttgcagaaacaatgaaacaaatatgccaaacttaaacagacgcaaaatcccaaagactggcgatcttttacggaagctcgaaatttagcgtggacttcaatgcgaaatgatTATAACAGTTGCCGCAACGAAACTGTCTCATAACCTggcagtatgttagcggcaagaaactatCATTTCCTTCTCatcatgatagcaatggagatactatcgaagacagtgctgccaaagcagatttactaaatacagccttccaaaataccttcatgaaagaagacgaagtaaatattccagaattcgaattgagtaacttagaagtaaatatcctcagagtagtaaagcaacttaaatcacttaataaaagcaagtcttctggtccagactgtatactaattaggttccttttggagaaTGCGGatccattagctccatacttacgtcatatacaaccgttcgctcgacgaaagatccatactcaaagactggagagttgcacagaccgcaccaatattcaagaaaggtagtaagagtaatccactaaattactggcccaaatcgttaacatcgatatgcagcaggattttggaacacacattgttttcaaacattatgaattacctcgaagaaaacggtctattgacacacagtcaacatgggtttagaaatcatcgttactgtgaaacacaactagctccttattcacgTGAaatgttaagtgctattgacaacggatttcagatcaattccatatttctggatgggGCTTTTGACAAGATACCACGCTAGCGgcttgtggtgaaattgcgtgctcatggaatatcgtctgttacttgagtggatttgtgatttcctgtcatagaggtcacagttcatagtaattgacggaaagtcatggagtaaaacagaagtgatttctgacgtttccCAAgttgtgttacaggccctttgctgttccttacctatacaaatgatttgggaggcaatctgagcagccgtcctaggttgtttgcagatgacgctgttgtttatcaactaataaagtcatcagaagataaaaacaaattgcaaaacgatttagaaaagatatctgactggtgtgaaaattggcaattgaccctaaataacaaaaagtgtgaggtcatccacatgagtgctaaaaggaattcggttactcgatgaatcaaatctaaaggccataaattcaactaaatacccagatattacaattacgaacaacttaaattggaaggaacacacagaaaatgttgtgggaaagctaaccaaagactgcattttattggcaggacacttagaaaatgtaacagatctacgaaggagactgtctacactatgcttgtccatcctcttttagaatactgctcggtgtggggtccttaccagattggactgacggagtacatcgaaaaagttcaatgaacggcagcatgttttgtattaccacaaaatatgggggagagtgtcacagaaatgatacaggatttgggctggacatcatcaaaagaaaggcgtttttcgttgtgatggaatcttctcacgaaatttcaattaccatctTTGTCCTCAGAACACGAAAATATTGTGactccaacctacatagggagaaaagatcaccacgataaaatgagggaaatagcttgtacgggaagatacaggtgttcattctttctgcgtgctatacgagattacAATAAtatagaactgtgaaggtggttcgatgaaccctctaccaggcacttgaatgtggtttgcagagtatctgtgtaggtttagatgtttcgccctagtattctaatacatgaacagcTCTGAATTTTCACGTGCAACACACTTCATAAAGCATCAGTTTTTCGACCAAATGATATACTGACTTTGGTTCAGAATCGTACACTGTTTCTGAAGGACAAGATTTTTTACTAtgactgttacctttatttaaatagGAGCGTAAATGTACGTACACGGTATCCATATACATACGAGAACTTGTATTGCACACACATTTAAGTACaataaaagtttgtgatttgaAATAATTTAATTCTATTTCCTCTTTTTCCACAAAATTGTCAATTTTGTAAGCAGAGCACTATAGTGTTTCACAGCATTTAGGAAAACGAAATTTTGTATTCAAAGACTTTGTATTGGTAATTTACAACATGCAAGTTTCCAGGTTTATCCTACAATTACTACCGGAGATATAAAAAGCAAAATGTCACGTTTCTTGAGCTCTACAGTTTTCGATAAAATACATAACCTAATAACAGAAGAATAAATAGTGCTGCACAGCAATTAGTGCAAAGAACATGAAAGTTGTGAAGAAAGAAGTTCGTAGTGTGAAAATTTGCAAGTGTTTTTATAAGTGAGGTTATACTCAGACCTCAACCATGTGACCAGATGAGGAAATGCGTATGCCCACCAAAACCTCTAACAAATGTAAGTAATAATTTACTTACATCAAAAGATGTGAACTGTCTTGTCTACAAATGTCACAtgccaaaacaaacacacacacacacacacacacacacacacacacacacacacacacacacacacacagagagagagagagagagagagagagagagagagagagagagagagagagagaaggggggagggggataaagtaagtGATAAGTCATGAAATTAAGATCATGAATCTCTTTTCGCATTATATTACTACATATTAGGTCTAGAGGGAGTAGGAAATAGGGGAGTCCATTTGtttgttgtttcatttttgtgtaaTACTTGTCCCATGTGGTAGTAAAACCAATATTCAATGGTTTCTAATGACAGTCTGcatacattgaccataaaacataaTTTTTGTGTGTAAAATGATATTGTGTTACATAAATTTGTTTACAGGtcatgaaatattttctgtttaTAGGTCTTTCAGTCTTAAGGTCAATGGGCTTGATGGCAAAAATTATATACTGAATATATGCAACTTGCTAGAGAAGATAATTGTTGCAAAGTGTTACTGGAAAAAGAAGGGAGGTAAGTATTttattatatactgtttcattagaaataaaattttgttcacttactttacttctgttcacttttttttttcagatactttGATTGTTTTCTTGGCCAAAAAGTCTCCAGGGGCAAACTGGTCACATATGACATCAGTAGAGAAGAAAGCAAGTGAGCCGAAGGTTCCAAAACTAAACCATTCTGATGACCCAAGTGCTGGGCTGATGGATATGATGAAACAGATGTATCAAGAAGGTGATGATGAGATGAAGAGAACCATTGCCAAAGCCTGGGCAGAATCTCGTGACAAACAGTTTCCTCATTAAGTCACAGCTGTCGCAAACTCTTAAATAAGTATCAGTTTTGTTAAAGCtgttctctgaacatcatgtgcaGAACCTAAGGACAGATaatacaaatttttgtgcattgCAGTGTTGTGCCAGTAGAGAGATTGGGATCAGTCATTAAACAAAGAATAAATTGATACTTCATGACTAAACTGATTTGATATGCAGTCTTTGACTAAACCATAATGAATCAGAATTGGTAATAGGCTGCAGCACAAGGAATCAGTTATTTGTGATAGTGTCCTGTATCTTGTGTTGATAGTTGAAAGTTGtcgtatgtatgtgtgtattatgTTACATGTTGTATTTGAATATATAGCATCGTTTTGTCAGATTGTTTAGCTAtattgtgttaaataataatttttcagtatTCACACAGTGGAAATAATGAACTTCCGCTAAATTAGTGAGGAGAGGCAACACGATTGTTAAAAAATTGATTTAGTTCTTCTCGCAAGTTGTCCAAAgcgatgcaattaaaaaaaaatatttgtagggTTCTGCAGTTATGCACGGTATAAACTTGAACTCTGATACCAATTTTGGaggttgttcagagatattttcaGAGTCTTTTGGTATGAGGGACCCACAGTATCCAGTTGCTCATCTGAGAGTAAAAATTTAATTACCATTTATTTGTATAGGTACCGTAGTTACCTTGGCTTCTGTGAAAATGGCTTCACAACAAAAGCACTTGTAATATGGAATCACCTAAGTGGAACAACCTAGTTTCTCATAAGTGCTTATGTACTGATACAAAAGTACTGTGATGGGGTTGCTGGTGCTTTCACTGAATCCATGCTGCTGTGTCTCACTGTTAATGTAAAACTACCgtttggtggggaggggaggggtgatagagggggggggggagagggaggggggaatgCAAGCATGAGGGTAGAGAGTTAAATGGGTACTGCTATTAACAACAACAAGTAAGTAAATTGAACAAGCTTTTTTTCAAAACAAGGCACACAGCATATAAGCAGACATTGACGCTGTTATGGGAACAGTGAAACCCCACTTTTGCCCTTTTCGAGGGACcttaaaaaatggtttaaaatgcaggaaaatgtaaaatgtggggaaataatgttttaagccGTAAAAGTTACGTATAGCATAACCCCTTGCAATTTTGCACTTAATGTATGTGCACTTAATGTATGTGCACTTAATGTATGTGCACTTAATGTATGTGCATCAAAATACTTTAGTCAGggaatttatttaataataaataaggtTTGTTAGCTAATAAAAACTCCTGTTATAACAGGAACTGAtaactgggaagaagagaaattttattCAATTTCATACGTCATAATCAATGTTTCTGAATGCCTGCAGCTGTCATTACTTAACCTAGTTAGTCCCATCAGCCACCACGCAGAGTAGAGTTTGGCAGCGGCAGGAGATATGGCACAAATTGTTCTAACGTGCACATGCTTACCAGTTAAAATTTGCTTAGTAGAGCATCCTGATGTCAAGAAATGTAACAACATAAtgaaaaaacttcctggcagattaaaactgtgtgctggactgagactcgaactcgggacctttgcctttcacgggcaggtgctctaccaactgagataaccgagcacaactcacgtcccgtcctcacagctttactgcagaatgaaaatctcattctggaaacatcccttaggctgtggctaagccatgtctccgcaatatcctttctttcaggagcgctagttttgcaagcagaagagcttctgtaaagtttggaaggtaggagacgaggtactgttggaaggaaagctgtgaggatggggtgcgagtcgtgcttgggtagctcagttgatagagcacttgcctgcgaaaggcaaaggtaccgagttcaagtctcggtccggtacacagttttaatctgccaggaagttgcacatctccgctgcagagtgaaaatctcattctggtaatcacATAATGTTTGTGAACACTACTTGACTGGCAACATGATGCCAATGTCATTTTACATCAGGTTTTTCTCCACGAAAGTTTTTCATAAAGCGTAAATCATGGGGAAAATATAAATGTGTTGACACACAATGGGTGCGAATTAACATTGTGGACTTACGAAATTTGATGGGAGCAATACAAAACTGTTGTAAACAGCAGGAAACCATTAATTCCGGGAACGTAAAAGCGGGGTTACACTTTTTTGAGCTCAATGCAGATACAAAGATAaaagtacaaaataaaaaattgcaaatacTTCATGATGAACTGCTGGGAGACTACTGGTCTTGTGTACCAAATTACTCAAAGTATTTCTCATAGAGCTGAAACATTTTGTTGGACTCTGCATACAGTGTCTGTACATAGTAATAAGTACCCAAGAACAGGAAAAAGTTGCTTCTCAAATCGGAATGCAtggtttacatattacaaaaaattttgTGTGATTGGCACAATGCTTGTGTAAATTGATTCTTTTTTGTGAAAGTATATTTTGATAGACGTGAAGCATTTGTTCTTTATGACGTAACTACCACTTTCCTATTTTTAGTAGGTTTCATTATGACTGTTGACATACATACCACTGGGTGAATTTCCTTATAGTACTGTTTTTCCTTGttgtacttgttttttttttttagtaaacatTTAAAGGATCAGCTGAATTGTACATGTATTTACAGTATTTACCATCTTTTTAAATTTACCTTACTAGAAACTGTTAATGAAATATGCTGTAATATGATACTACTCTGCAGTTGAAACATAAGATAGTCCAAAAACTTGTAGATTACATTAATTCTTAAATTTAGTGTTCACATATAATCATTAGTAGTCTATCATGTATTGAACTGTTGGAAATAAACTGATAATTTTAATGGTTTCTCATATCTTGGAAGAAAGAACAGTATTAACATGGTAGTTGCTCACAGCAATAGTGTATAAGCACCCTATATAAATCTGTTGATAATTTATCTAGATCATTATGTTAATGTTTTAAACATGTGTGCATTTAATTTGTAGCTCAATGTTTATAAGCTGTTAGAAATATGTTGGGTTGTCTTACTTTCTGCCTTCAAATTATGTTATGAGATGTGGAAAGATAACCATGCAATGTGTAGCAGAGGCCCAGGGTAGAGATGGGTGTGGGACACAAACTACCAGTGATGAGGCCAGGGAAATTCCATGACAGAAGGTGGACCCTCCCACATTTGGCATTCAGGGGAGCTAGTGTTGGATTGGATATGGGAAGGAGATCCAGACGGTAAGGGTTGTGAAACGTTGAAGTTAGGCTTCTTCATAATCCCTTCTGTTACGTCATCTGACAGCATTATTAGAGTCTAGCCAATAAAgttgtaggaatatgtgacacagTGCCACAAATCCCAGTagtatgagggctattcagaaagtacggAACATTTCCGTCTGACATAGCCAGGCGTGCACCGATCGCTtatattttggtatgtgtgtgctcggcagctcagtcggcatccatccgtgacagtggGAACATTACTGCATGTCTGGTTTTTTCGACATTCGAACTTGAAATGTGCGGTGCAATCGAAAATCCCACCAGTTGTGAGGTGTGGTCTGTGATTTGGTTTTTGTTGGCAataaacctatagaaatttatcgtgaaccgtgcgaagtgtacggaaacaa
This portion of the Schistocerca serialis cubense isolate TAMUIC-IGC-003099 chromosome 3, iqSchSeri2.2, whole genome shotgun sequence genome encodes:
- the LOC126469925 gene encoding calcyclin-binding protein, producing the protein MSVNSRMEQLQATVEELKRLSNLTERQKVKDILLVEARKIETEISLLREQSGAEIAESSSGGARNAPARCYDVRLTNYAWDQSDKYVKIYVTLKNLEALNETNIECVFTERSFSLKVNGLDGKNYILNICNLLEKIIVAKCYWKKKGDTLIVFLAKKSPGANWSHMTSVEKKASEPKVPKLNHSDDPSAGLMDMMKQMYQEGDDEMKRTIAKAWAESRDKQFPH